A window from Gemmatimonadaceae bacterium encodes these proteins:
- a CDS encoding GNAT family N-acetyltransferase codes for MSSTSSEHLLIRPAREAESSEISRLNNIFAAEHLMLRRTPEQVALTIDDFVVAVDARGRIMACGALKEYSPSVAEVAAIAVAPEAQGNGLGRDIVGAVEALAMKRGVMHVFALTLQPAFFEAIGYQRVDRARYPEKIRRDCLGCARRFACNEICFAKILRVAAALAA; via the coding sequence GTGAGCTCGACATCAAGTGAGCATTTGCTCATTCGGCCGGCTCGTGAAGCGGAGTCGTCGGAGATCTCGCGACTGAACAACATCTTTGCCGCGGAGCATCTGATGCTCCGGCGCACGCCGGAACAGGTCGCGCTCACGATCGACGATTTCGTCGTCGCCGTCGATGCACGCGGGCGGATCATGGCCTGCGGCGCGCTGAAGGAGTACTCACCATCCGTCGCCGAGGTCGCGGCGATCGCTGTGGCGCCCGAAGCGCAGGGCAACGGGCTGGGGCGCGACATCGTCGGTGCCGTCGAAGCCCTCGCGATGAAGCGCGGCGTCATGCACGTGTTCGCGCTCACGCTGCAGCCGGCGTTCTTCGAGGCGATCGGCTATCAACGCGTCGATCGCGCACGATATCCAGAGAAGATCCGCCGCGACTGTCTCGGCTGCGCACGCCGCTTCGCTTGCAACGAAATCTGCTTCGCGAAGATTCTGCGCGTCGCCGCAGCCCTCGCCGCCTGA